The Theileria annulata chromosome 3, complete sequence, *** SEQUENCING IN PROGRESS *** genome has a segment encoding these proteins:
- a CDS encoding neutral sphingomyelinase, putative (note;~Tap-24g11.q1c.cand.167 - score = 51.49;~1 probable transmembrane helix predicted for TA04385 by TMHMM2.0 at aa 692-714), translating to MLSTVRSFDLVLLEEGEEYVTDAACTLFTSFPNQSTFNTNSTHNNNVISSNTSSSNRNNVENVYNKGRIRIGTKSLIFEPDSLDMPLLKLQFQHITHIQHHNNSCNSNNVNSMNNGVNVDENGILVCSKQVTSIPTSIYNGKSRFITPYTTYTINNSTNNITNLGNIRDAGLGRLELENISCYTFLFIYSTADIQKQQFIIFNSLLNSIQNSIPVPNTIPYGTGVVGVSMGIIPNREKLILGVGKESVYCWRLKRMVRHGGFCALTDRALYFQPSPNFSRKLFKRINLDSVLHIFKRDSGLTSTGECLTALEVVSLPEEITDKIKRKQYRCIYLEFKQGSDRDKLVNALKDIVPKAFFAIDSRGFRNEMTELWRMGLLPNFQYLDFLNCIAGRSRYDISHYPVFPWVLTDYSSPTLDLNNQNVYRDLSKPIGSLNIERLHLIKKRMYNLFLSNSVNNMDKGSEGNLKNRDTSGKNMNGSKSVKSGDEDLWDMGYYIYGSHYSTPALIVFFLIRLLPECQLRLYGGRFDSSSRTFNNIQHTYENVMNGHSSFFELIPEFYESDELFLKNSLNITTQDGRLGDVELPKWAHNSPTQFLKIMRSALESDYVSKNLTNWIDLIFGYKQSGQNSIVNNNTYHPLTYLGSVHAGKLRTTSAIQNLLKTMDSHAISVQVREFGQSPILLFDTPHPRKYVFRALKTCFSLLGLIFTIYTSYIYI from the exons ATGTTATCTACGGTACGTAGTTTTGATTTGGTGTTATTAGAAGAAGGCGAAGAATACGTAACCGATGCTGCTTGTACTTTATTCACTTCTTTCCCCAACCAATCCACTTTTAATACAAATTCTACTCATAATAATAACGTAATTAGTAGTAATACGAGTAGTAGTAATAGAAATAATGTggaaaatgtgtataataaGGGAAGAATAAGAATAGGGACAAAATCGTTAATATTCGAACCTGATTCATTGGATATGCCCCTTCTCAAATTACAATTCCAACATATCACACATATTCAACATCATAACAATTCATGTAACAgtaataatgtaaatagTATGAATAATGGAGTAAATGTGGATGAGAATGGAATACTGGTGTGTAGTAAGCAAGTAACATCAATTCCAACCTCAATATACAACGGAAAATCAAGATTTATAACACCCTATACCACATATAccattaataattcaaccaacaatattactaatttag GTAATATAAGGGACGCAGGGTTGGGTAGATTAGAACTTGAGAACATTTCCTGTTATACATTCCTTTTTATTTACTCCACGGCTGATATACAAAAACAACAATTTATAATCTTTAACTCTCTCTTAAACTCTATACAGAACTCAATTCCAGTACCAAACACTATACCCTATGGTACCGGAGTGGTCGGAGTATCAATGGGTATAATACCGAATAGAGAAAAATTGATTCTTGGAGTTGGAAAGGAGTCGGTTTACTGTTGGCGTTTGAAGAGAATGGTAAGGCATGGAGGGTTTTGTGCCCTAACTGACCGGGCATTGTACTTCCAACCCTCACCGAACTTCAGCAGGAAGTTGTTTAAAAGGATTAATTTGGATAGCGTTCTGCATATTTTTAAGAGAGATAGCGGTCTCACAAGTACTGGCGAGTGCTTAACAGCACTGGAAGTAGTCTCACTTCCAGAAGAAATAACTGATAAGATTAAGAGGAAACAGTACCGGTGTATTTACTTAGAGTTCAAACAAGGCAGTGATCGGGATAAACTAGTCAACGCCCTGAAAGATATAGTTCcaaa GGCATTTTTTGCAATTGATTCTCGTGGATTTCGTAATGAAATGACAGAATTGTGGAGGATGGGACTGTTGCCAAACTTTCAGTATTTGGACTTTCTGAACTGTATCGCAGGCCGGAGTCGCTACGACATATCGCATTACCCAGTATTCCCCTGGGTTCTAACAGACTATTCCTCTCCCACCCTTGACCTCAATAATCAAAATGTATACAGAGATTTGTCAAAACCCATCGGCTCACTAAATATAGAACGATTgcatttaattaaaaaaagaaTGTACAACCTTTTCCTATCAAATAGTGTCAATAATATGGACAAAGGTTCAGAAGGGAATTTGAAGAATCGTGATACTAGTGGTAAGAACATGAATGGCAGTAAGAGTGTGAAGAGTGGAGATGAGGATTTGTGGGATATGggatattatatatacgGTTCTCATTATTCCACGCCCGCTTTGATAGtcttttttttaattcGTCTATTGCCAGAATGCCAACTAAGGCTTTACGGCGGTCGATTTGATTCATCATCAAgaacatttaataatatacaacaTACCTATGAAA ATGTAATGAATGGACATTCATCATTTTTTGAGTTAATCCCTGAATTTTACGAAAGTGACGAGTTGTTCCTGAAGAATTCTCTGAATATAACCACCCAGGATGGCCGTTTGGGTGACGTCGAGTTGCCTAAGTGGGCCCACAACAGTCCGACTCAGTTTCTGAAAATTATGCGTTCAGCTTTGGAATCGGATTACGTTTCCAAGAATTTAACTAATTGGATCgatttaatatttggaTATAAACAAAGTGGACAG AATAGTATAGTGAATAACAATACATATCATCCATTAACTTATTTGGGAAGTGTTCACGCTGGGAAGTTGAGGACGACATCCGCAATTCAAAACCTGCTTAAGACTATGGATTCCCATGCAATTTCTGTGCAAGTTAGAGAATTTGGCCAATCCCCAATCTTACTCTTTGATACGCCACACCCTAGAAAGTACGTTTTTCGTGCCTTAAAAACCTGCTTTTCCCTACTGGGGCttatttttactatttacactagttatatatatatttag
- a CDS encoding uncharacterized protein (note;~Tap-24g11.q1c.cand.167 - score = 51.49;~2 probable transmembrane helices predicted for TA04390 by TMHMM2.0 at aa 5-27 and 188-210;~Signal peptide predicted for TA04390 by SignalP 2.0 HMM (Signal peptide probability 0.960, signal anchor probability 0.002) with cleavage site probability 0.438 between residues 22 and 23): MGVKSALDWCLISLMWMMSTTARPGLFTWRSTRSSSQSLYSPGQLSLQSRHLNQLTELHENNKLKSVNLEISDKLNNLGFLPHNFYYLLTSGSIQFNQFSTNESEETTNNGSSDKNMSRLSLSVCRESLMCGTEISNLLFTCDSSGHLHIIDYNLLLNADEDRQEEELFQNHMFIPKNCTNLDQGRHFTTFVTLYLFLHYCYLVFTCIMLHRVVNYSKLHEDGIMCIDNEGDNVVTGSLDETVRLFQITNTDLREIMIFDESSPIVSLCFRNDLMLAGVISGSLSLYDVRTPNTPIWSYEPTTERVILSCGISNHFIQAVSKCLDPILFWDIRMLNSLGSCDSFMKQIQTNVLPLSSYSDLADFISITYNSDASVVGSKLEMYGLNKRTRIMSMGLNITNPTMTRVNTNSDDQIKAIIANNKGQSIALYS; this comes from the exons ATGGGGGTGAAAAGTGCTTTAGATTGGTGTTTAATAAGTTTGATGTGGATGATGTCTACTACAGCTCGCCCTGGTTTATTTACGTGGAGAAGCACTCGGAGCTCTTCTCAAAGTCTATATTCACCAGGTCAGCTGAGTCTGCAGAGTC GCCATTTGAACCAACTCACAGAACTCCACGAGAATAATAAGCTGAAATCAGttaatttggaaatatcTGACAAACTTAACAATTTGGGATTTCTACCTCATAACTTCTATTACCTTCTCACATCAGGATCCATAcaatttaatcaattttcAACCAACGAAAGTGAGGAGACTACAAATAATGGTAGTAGTGATAAGAATATGAGTAGATTGAGTTTAAGTGTGTGTAGAGAAAGTTTAATGTGTGGCACTGAAattagtaatttattattcactTGTGATAGTTCTGGCCATTTGCATATTATCGACTACAACTTACTACTGAACGCTGATGAAGATAGACAGGAAGAAGAATTGTTCCAGAATCACATGTTTATACCTAAAAATTGTACTAATTTAGATCAGGGAAGACATTTTACCACTTTCGTaactttatatttatttttacactATTGTTATTTGGTTTTTACTTGTATAATGTTACATAGAGTAGTTAATTACAGT aaATTGCATGAAGATGGTATAATGTGTATTGATAATGAAGGTGATAATGTTGTTACCGGCTCACTAGATGAAACTGTACGTCTATTTCAAATCACCAACACAG ATCTTAGGGAAATTATGATATTTGATGAATCTAGCCCAATAGTGTCGCTCTGTTTTAGAAATGACTTGATGTTAGCTGGTGTGATTAGCGGAAGTTTGAGCTTATATGATGTTAGAACACCAAACACACCCATTTGGTCATATGAGCCCACGACTGAACGAGTTATACTTTCATGTGGGATCAGTAACCATTTTATCCAGGCGGTTTCAAAGTGCCTTGATCCCATCCTCTTCTGGGACATTCGCATGCTAAACTCCCTCGGCTCATGTGATTCCTTCATGAAACAAATTCAGACCAACGTCTTACCACTTTCTTCGTATTCTGACTTGGCTGATTTCATCTCAATTACGTACAATTCAGATGCTAGTGTTGTGGGCAGTAAGTTGGAAATGTATGGTTTGAATAAAAGGACGAGAATAATGAGCATGGGCCTGAACATAACTAATCCCACAATGACAAGGGTTAACACTAATTCTGATGATCAAATTAAAGCCATTATCGCCAACAATAAAGGCCAATCCATCGCATTATATTCCTAA
- a CDS encoding oxidoreductin, putative (note;~Tap-24g11.q1c.C.cand.85 - score = 26.90;~2 probable transmembrane helices predicted for TA04395 by TMHMM2.0 at aa 5-27 and 462-479;~GPI-Anchor Signal predicted for TA04395 by DGPI v2.04, no cleavage site predicted) produces MLFYIMFYRIILFTLSIVCDCTVYNNYNISEKNSNIIVEKSNSSNKLHYSLNSSNFSQISPIEVDNVENIVKFTRLVSEAETIHLKLSNILSDYYFRIFLVNLDSNCKSKPRINSCPSQTPYLSLDNNKNRNNFPTFGVLNTPTHNNVNKTEVAKCHVDRCNSREVPLSIMGNRKENYVLRFSDGLGRGTDGFGFNREFLNRSNLVQDNCVFVDLLRNPPSYTGYSGQDDWRLMHEEIDKCDNMSCKESLHFYKLISGMRGTISAFSALNYECTNPYEAYEDQTELPSYQSNYHYYYNKLSKHRDRLENIYYTYNYILSAVVRLKGYLDNFNSNLQLVNNDLYLHLKDFLNFINKSNISTDSNGANHNNLQTECGKEMVEKFDRLIELVNCVECEKCKLHGKLKLSAIQTSIKILMTDVDKLGELDLNRNDLVALFHGLDYFAQSILIIERFEQHKKRRIMLYPLRFLLGCLLFIVVIYKQEILSLPIFKL; encoded by the exons atgttattttatattatgttTTATCGCATCATACTATTCACCCTCTCAATAGTATGTGACTGTACAGTATACAACAACTACAATATAAGTGAGAAGAATAGCAATATAATCGTAGAAAAATCTAATAGTTCCAATAAGTTACATTATTCACTAAATAGCTCCAACTTTTCCCAAATTAGTCCCATCGAGGTAGACAATGTTGAGAATATAGTAAAATTCACAAGGCTAGTTTCAGAGGCTGAAACAATACACCTGAAACTCAGTAACATTTTGTCCGACTACTACTTTCGGATCTTTTTGGTCAATTTAGACTCAAATTGCAAGTCAAAGCCAAGAATTAACTCGTGTCCCTCACAAACACCATATCTTTCACTCGATAATAACAAAAATCGTAATAATTTTCCAACTTTTGGCGTTCTTAATACTCCCACCCACAACAACGTTAATAAGACTGAAGTTGCCAAATGCCATGTGGATAGATGTAATTCCCGTGAGGTACCACTAAGTATAATGGGTAACAGGAAGGAGAATTACGTGTTGAGGTTTAGTGATGGATTGGGACGTGGAACTGACGGTTTCGGGTTCAACAGAGAGTTTTTGAACAGGAGTAACTTGGTTCAGGACAACTGCGTGTTTGTGGATTTGTTAAGGAATCCGCCATCTTATACAGGATATAGTGGCCAAGATGACTG GAGATTGATGCACGAAGAAATTGACAAATGTGATAACATGAGCTGCAAGGAGAGTTTGCATTTTTATAAGTTGATTTCTGGAATGCGAGGCACGATTTCAGCCTTTTCAGCCCTCAACTATGAGTGCACAAACCCATACGAGGCCTATGAGGACCAGACTGAGCTTCCGTCATACCAGAGTAACTATCACTACTACTACAATAAGCTGTCAAAACACAGAGACAGGCTGGagaatatttattacaCTTACAACTATATTTTATCCGCAGTCGTCAGGTTAAAGGGATACCTGgacaattttaatagtaaCTTACAATTGGTCAATAATGACTTATATTTACATTTGAaagattttttaaattttattaacaaaAGTAATATCAGTACTGATTCGAATGGAGCAAATCATAACAACTTACAAACTGA GTGTGGTAAAGAGATGGTTGAAAAGTTCGACCGGCTAATAGAATTGGTGAATTGCGTCGAATGTGAGAAATGCAAATTACACGGCAAATTAAAGTTATCTGCTATTCAAACTTCTATAAAG ATATTAATGACTGATGTCGATAAGCTGGGAGAGCTGGATTTGAATAGGAACGACTTGGTTGCACTGTTTCACGGACTGGACTACTTTGCACAGTCAATACTGATCATTGAACGCTTCGAGCAACACAAGAAAAGAAGGATCATGCTCTACCCACTTAGGTTCCTACTCGGATGCCTACTATTCATCgttgtaatatataaacaGGAAATACTTTCACTACCTATTTTTAAACTGTAA
- a CDS encoding mitochondrial import inner membrane translocase subunit, putative: MVNDYLNVFLSDRYVNYQILGQNLSENELQLQEIAKIQRNVQESCLLRASMIGIGSGVLGSLVGTFLYSINMSNSSVDTEVSVKKEFLKQYKNFVPYVKSTIKSFAKLGFLYSLFECLINKVYNLFIPNYLILPICNINDTEWSFCHCRRLYRFCHVLIPHGVLSA, encoded by the exons atggtaaatgattatttaaatgtattCTTGTCTGACCGGtatgtaaattatcaaattttgGGCCAGAATCTCAGTGAGAATGAGTTGCAGTTGCAGGAAATTGCAAAGATACAGCGGAATGTTCAGGAAAGCTGTTTATTACGTGCCTCCATGATAGGCATTGGAAGTGGAGTTTTAG GGAGTTTGGTGGGAACATTTTTGTATAGTATAAACATGTCGAATTCGAGTGTGGACACTGAGGTTTCCGTGAAGAAGGAATTCTTAAAACAGTACAAAAACTTTGTGCCATACGTCAAAAGCACAATTAAAAGCTTTGCTAAACTCGGATTTCTCTACTCACTCTTCGAATGCCTTATTAACAAAGTATACAATCTATTTATCCCTAATTATCTCATTTTGCCTATATGTAACATTAATGATACAGA ATGGTCCTTTTGCCACTGTCGGCGGTTGTATCGGTTTTGCCACGTTCTCATTCCTCATGGAGTCTTATCAGCGTAA